A genomic stretch from Cellulomonas sp. KRMCY2 includes:
- a CDS encoding AlpA family transcriptional regulator — translation MSEPAPTSPPPSAYTDAATLAARLGISRRTLYQHLSHERPYVPKPTKLAGRWVWLTSDLEGIEAVPRPLGNPNFGPGYRPERKPPTPEDAPE, via the coding sequence ATGAGCGAACCAGCACCGACCTCGCCGCCGCCGAGCGCCTACACCGACGCCGCCACCCTCGCCGCGCGGTTGGGGATCTCGCGGCGGACCCTCTACCAGCACCTCTCCCACGAGCGCCCCTACGTGCCCAAGCCGACGAAGCTCGCCGGCAGGTGGGTCTGGCTCACCTCCGACCTCGAGGGAATCGAGGCCGTTCCCCGCCCCCTGGGCAACCCCAACTTCGGGCCGGGGTACCGGCCGGAGCGGAAGCCGCCGACGCCGGAGGACGCTCCCGAGTGA
- a CDS encoding helix-turn-helix domain-containing protein translates to MSSHERTPADTNDPERLSVAGAARLTSLSTRTLRRAIQAGHLPASRPTPRRVLIRPADLSAWLDTPSAR, encoded by the coding sequence ATGAGCAGCCACGAGCGGACACCAGCGGACACCAACGACCCGGAGCGCCTGTCGGTGGCCGGGGCAGCACGGCTGACCTCCCTATCGACGCGCACCCTTCGCCGGGCGATCCAGGCCGGGCACCTGCCCGCGAGCCGGCCCACCCCCAGGCGTGTGCTCATCCGCCCTGCCGACCTGAGCGCATGGCTCGACACTCCCTCAGCCCGATGA